The following coding sequences are from one Carassius auratus strain Wakin chromosome 15, ASM336829v1, whole genome shotgun sequence window:
- the LOC113115299 gene encoding serine/threonine-protein kinase pim-2-like gives MGQSTSRVQPFIESEQVYDLPHSKPPKSSADMEEKHHPHRPDEKTVDEGEGTVLPTSPLKEEKKSNKKKVGHFFKWFSSRLRKKITKSKISGQDEMKDQGTETETSGRTDDQKPQQPICRSVEVTDLEEPHTSVLQVPPAAEPLVQKDLQTQVHDAPVSVRAGEVSPLMIELDSNEVDTRPEDNICRRYEIGSKLGQGGFGAVYNATRLEDRLKVAMKFVKKTKHTEYISIPDHPKPLPKEVALTILANKGPVMDIIRLLDWQDQQNFYVIVVQRFSHCMDVLRFVQRNGGSIDEKLAKLIMFGATLAASACCRRGVYHGDIKLENLLINLENLQIKLIDFGCGSVLTESAYTSFSGTVMYCPPEYILKGEFHGKPATVWSLGILLFRMLCGHFPDSYDFYRTNLNTWSKPGLTEECCYLICSLLQQKPERRIDLDRIVYHDWF, from the exons ATGGGACAGAGTACTTCACGAGTACAACCGTTTATTGAGAGCGAGCAGGTCTACGACCTCCCTCACAGTAAACCCCCAAAATCCAGCGCCGACATGGAAGAGAAACATCATCCTCATCGACCTGATGAGAAGACTGTTGATGAAGGGGAGGGAACTGTGCTTCCCACCTCTCCTCTGAAAGAGGAGAAGAAGAGCAATAAAAAGAAAGTGGGCCACTTCTTTAAATGGTTCTCTTCCCGTTTGAGGAAAAAAATCACCAAAAGCAAGATCTCAGGTCAGGATGAGATGAAAGACCAAGGTACTGAGACAGAAACATCCGGGAGAACCGACG ATCAGAAGCCTCAACAGCCCATCTGCAGATCTGTAGAGGTCACTGATCTCGAGGAACCTCACACCAGTGTTCTTCAAGTCCCTCCTGCTGCTGAGCCTCTGGTGCAGAAAGACCTCCAAACTCAAGTCCACGATGCTCCAGTCAGTGTGAGAGCAGGTGAAGTGTCTCCTCTGATGATAGAGTTGGACAGCAATGAAGTGGACACGAGACCTGAAG ACAACATTTGCCGCCGATATGAAATTGGCAGCAAGCTGGGTCAAGGTGGATTTGGCGCCGTCTATAATGCGACTCGTTTGGAGGATAGACTTAAG GTGGCAATGAAATTCGtcaaaaagacaaaacacacgGAATATATCAGCATT CCTGATCATCCCAAGCCCCTTCCCAAAGAAGTCGCCCTGACAATTCTGGCCAATAAAGGCCCAGTGATGGATATTATTAGGCTGCTGGACTGGCAGGACCAGCAGAACTTCTACGTCATTGTCGTCCAGCGCTTCTCACACTGCATGGATGTTTTACGCTTTGTGCAACGCAATGGAGGCAGCATCGATGAGAAGTTAGCGAAGCTCATCATGTTTGGGGCAACACTAGCCGCCAGTGCATGTTGTAGACGTGGAGTTTACCATGGGGACATCAAGTTAGAGAACCTGCTGATAAACTTGGAGAACCTCCAAATCAAACTAATTGACTTTGGATGTGGCAGTGTCCTGACAGAATCTGCCTACACAAGCTTCAGTG GAACAGTTATGTACTGTCCTCCCGAGTACATACTGAAGGGGGAGTTCCATGGAAAGCCAGCGACGGTCTGGTCTTTAGGGATCCTCTTGTTCAGAATGCTGTGTGGACACTTTCCAGATAGTTACGACTTCTACAGGACCAACTTGAACACCTGGTCCAAACCTGGCTTGACAGAAG AATGCTGCTATTTGATCTGCTCCCTTCTGCAGCAAAAGCCAGAACGTCGGATTGATCTGGACAGGATTGTTTACCATGACTGGTTTTAG
- the LOC113114603 gene encoding uncharacterized protein LOC113114603 translates to MGQSTSRVQPFTESEQVYDLPHSKPPKSSPDTAEKHHPHRPDEKTVDEKEGTVIPTSPLKEEKKNNKKKVGHFFKWFSSRLRKKITKSKSSGQDEMKDQGTETETSGRTDDQKPQQPICRSVEVTDLEEPHTSVLQVPPAAEPLVQKDLQTQDHDAPVSVRAGEVSPLMIELDSNEVDTRPEGEFIATIPNITHALIFKPVPLNIFFFFFHLLIRQHLLPICNWQQAGSRWIWRRL, encoded by the exons ATGGGACAGAGTACTTCACGAGTACAACCGTTTACGGAGAGCGAGCAGGTCTACGACCTCCCTCACAGTAAACCCCCAAAATCCAGCCCCGACACGGCAGAGAAGCATCATCCTCATCGGCCTGATGAGAAGACTGTTGATGAAAAGGAGGGAACTGTGATTCCCACCTCTCCTCTGAAAGAGGAGAAGAAGAACAATAAAAAGAAAGTGGGCCACTTCTTTAAATGGTTCTCTTCCCGTTTGAGGAAAAAAATCACCAAAAGCAAGAGCTCAGGTCAGGATGAGATGAAAGACCAAGGTACTGAGACAGAAACATCCGGGAGAACCGAcg ATCAGAAGCCTCAACAGCCCATCTGCAGATCTGTAGAGGTCACTGATCTCGAGGAACCTCACACCAGTGTTCTTCAAGTCCCTCCTGCTGCTGAGCCTCTGGTGCAGAAAGACCTCCAAACTCAAGACCACGATGCTCCAGTCAGTGTGAGAGCAGGTGAAGTGTCTCCTCTGATGATAGAGTTGGACAGCAATGAAGTGGACACGAGACCTGAAGGTGAGTTTATTGCCACAATCCCAAACATAACACATGCCCTTATCTTTAAACCAGTaccactaaacatttttttttttttttttcatcttttaattagACAACATTTGCTGCCGATATGCAATTGGCAGCAAGCTGGGTCAAGGTGGATTTGGCGCCGTCTATAA
- the LOC113115300 gene encoding serine/threonine-protein kinase pim-2-like — translation MGQSTSRVQPFTESEQVYDLPHSKPPKSSPDTAEKHHPHRPEEKTVDEGEGTVLPTSPLKEKKKSNKKKVGHFFKWFSSRLRKKITKSKISGQDEMKDQGTETETSGRTDDQKPQQPICRSVEVTDLEEPHTSVLQVPPAAEPLVQKDLQTQDHDAPVSVRAGEVSPLMIELDSNEVDTRPEDNICRRYAIGSKLGQGGFGAVYNATRLEDRLKVAVKFVKKTKHTEYISIPDHPKPLPKEVALTILANKDPVMDIIRLLDWQDQQNFYVIVVQRFSHCMDVLRFVQRNGGSIDEKLAKLIMFGATLAASACCRRGVYHGDIKLENLLINLENLQIKLIDFGCGSVLTESAYTSFSGTVMYCPPEYILKGEFHGKPATVWSLGILLFRMLCGHFPDSYDFYRTNLNTWSKPGLTEECCYLICSLLQQKPERRIDLDRIVYHDWF, via the exons ATGGGACAGAGTACTTCACGAGTACAACCGTTTACGGAGAGCGAGCAGGTCTACGACCTCCCTCACAGTAAACCCCCAAAATCCAGCCCCGACACGGCAGAGAAACATCATCCTCATCGGCCTGAAGAGAAGACTGTTGATGAAGGGGAGGGAACTGTTCTTCCCACCTCTCctctgaaagagaaaaagaagagcAATAAAAAGAAAGTGGGCCACTTCTTTAAATGGTTCTCTTCCCGTTTGAGGAAAAAAATCACCAAAAGCAAGATCTCAGGTCAGGATGAGATGAAAGACCAAGGTACTGAGACAGAAACATCCGGGAGAACCGACG ATCAGAAGCCTCAACAGCCCATCTGCAGATCTGTAGAGGTCACTGATCTCGAGGAACCTCACACCAGTGTTCTTCAAGTCCCTCCTGCTGCTGAGCCTCTGGTGCAGAAAGATCTCCAAACTCAAGACCACGATGCTCCAGTCAGTGTGAGAGCAGGTGAAGTGTCTCCTCTGATGATAGAGTTGGACAGCAATGAAGTGGACACGAGACCTGAAG ACAACATTTGCCGCCGATATGCAATTGGCAGCAAGCTGGGTCAAGGTGGATTTGGCGCCGTCTATAATGCGACTCGTTTAGAGGATAGACTTAAG GTGGCTGTGAAATTCGtcaaaaagacaaaacacacagAATATATCAGCATT CCTGATCATCCCAAGCCCCTTCCCAAAGAAGTCGCCCTGACAATTCTGGCCAATAAAGACCCAGTGATGGATATTATTAGGCTGCTGGACTGGCAGGACCAGCAGAACTTCTACGTCATTGTCGTCCAGCGCTTCTCACACTGCATGGATGTTTTACGCTTTGTGCAACGCAATGGAGGCAGCATCGATGAGAAGTTAGCGAAGCTCATCATGTTTGGGGCAACACTAGCCGCCAGTGCATGTTGTAGACGTGGAGTTTACCATGGGGACATCAAGTTGGAGAACCTGCTGATAAACTTGGAGAACCTCCAAATCAAACTAATTGACTTTGGATGTGGCAGTGTCCTGACAGAATCTGCCTACACAAGCTTCAGTG GAACAGTTATGTACTGCCCTCCCGAGTACATACTGAAGGGGGAGTTCCATGGAAAGCCAGCGACGGTCTGGTCTTTAGGGATCCTCTTGTTCAGAATGCTGTGTGGACACTTTCCAGATAGTTACGACTTCTACAGGACCAACTTGAACACCTGGTCCAAACCTGGCTTGACAGAAG AATGCTGCTATTTGATCTGCTCCCTTCTGCAGCAAAAGCCAGAACGTCGGATTGATCTGGACAGGATTGTTTACCATGACTGGTTTTAG